AAGTCCTCCTGGCCCTTCAGCGGGTGGGCGGCGGTGACGGACATCACGTTGTCGAGGAGCTCCTTGCCCACCGTCTTCACGTACTCGGGCGTGAGCAGCCACGCGCCCACGCCCATGATGGGGGTCCGGAGCCCGAACTCCTTCACCTTCTGGAGCACCTGGATGGAGTCGGGGAAGTTGGTGGCGCCGTAGAACACGATATCGGGCTGGGTGGAGCGGAGCTTCTGGATGATGGCGGTGGCGTCGGCCAGCGGCGGCGTCCACACCTCGTCCACCACGATCTCGATGCCCTTGGCCTTCAGGAGCTTCTCGCGCAGCGGCTTGAAGAAGAACACGATGGCGGCGGTATTGTCGCCGACGAGCGCCGCCTTCCGGATCTGCTGGTTGTTCCGCTTGGCCAGGTCGAGGATGAGGTCGAGCGCCTGCTCGGCCTGGAGCGAGGAGACGGGGCTGGACTGGAAGGTGTACTTGAAGCCGCGCTCGGTGATGGAGTCGGCGTAGGACAGCGTGAACCAGGGCACCTGGAGCCGCTCCGCCACCTCGGTGACGCCGAGGGTGAAGGAGCTGAGCCAGGAGCCGATGCCGGCGCTGATCTTCTCGCGGCTCAGCGCGCGCTGGGCGGCGCTCACCGCCTTCTCGACGCTGTCCCCGGCGTCCGCCTCGCGGAGAACGATCTTGCCGCCCCCGAGCGCCTTGATGCCGCCCTGGGCCTCGATTTCGGCGATGGCCATCTCGGCGCCCATCTTCTTGAGCTGGCCCTGCCGGGCCCAGCGTCCCGACAGCGGGGCCACCAGCGTGATCTTCAGCTCCTCGGCCGCCCGCGCCACGGCGGGCGCGAGCAGTGTCGGTGCCGCGACGAGCACGGCCAGCGCGATCGCGAGCGCCCGGACACGTCTCCCCCGACTTGTTCCGGCTGGCTTCATGGATCTCCTCCTGCTTCTGCGCGGATGTGGTGAGCCTTGCCGCGCCTCTCCACCGTCGTCGCCGCGGCCGTCGTCGCGACGGGAGCGGTCACGCGCGGATTGTAACCTTCACCCGGACTGG
This Candidatus Methylomirabilota bacterium DNA region includes the following protein-coding sequences:
- a CDS encoding ABC transporter substrate-binding protein, with the protein product MKPAGTSRGRRVRALAIALAVLVAAPTLLAPAVARAAEELKITLVAPLSGRWARQGQLKKMGAEMAIAEIEAQGGIKALGGGKIVLREADAGDSVEKAVSAAQRALSREKISAGIGSWLSSFTLGVTEVAERLQVPWFTLSYADSITERGFKYTFQSSPVSSLQAEQALDLILDLAKRNNQQIRKAALVGDNTAAIVFFFKPLREKLLKAKGIEIVVDEVWTPPLADATAIIQKLRSTQPDIVFYGATNFPDSIQVLQKVKEFGLRTPIMGVGAWLLTPEYVKTVGKELLDNVMSVTAAHPLKGQEDFVKRFTQRTGEPFMTQDPLMTYAHVWIIKEAAELAKSTDPKAIRDAVTKLDLRSGPAASALTPGRIRYDERGRRVGATPIIVQWQGGEPFTVVPAELATRKPVWAGGK